Genomic window (Wenzhouxiangella marina):
CTTTCTTCGTGCCCTTCGTGGTTCATCAACAGAATGCGCGCCTGGCGCAATCGCGATCAGGCCGCCGCGTCGATGTCGCCGGTCCAGTCGCAGACGATCTTGCCGCATTCACCGTGCGCCATCAGCTCGAAGCCCTGTTCGAAGTCGTCGATGGAGATCTGGTGCGTCATCGCCTTGTGCAGCGGGAAGCCGGTCAGCACCATCTGGGTCGTCTTGTACCAGGTCTCGTACATGCGCCGGCCGTAGATGCCGTGCATTTCCAGACCCTTGAAGATGACCTTGTCCCAGTCGATGCCGGTGCCCTTGGGCAGAATGCCGAGCAGGGCCACCTTGCCGCCGTGGTACATGCAGGTCAGCAGGTCGTTGAAGGCCTGCGGGTTGCCGGACATTTCCATGCCGATGTCGAAGCCGTCGATATCGAGTTCATCGAGCACATCGGTCAGTTTCTCCCGTGCCACGTTGATCGTGCGGGTGGCCCCCATGTCGGCGGCCAGCTGCAGGCGGTAGTCGTTGACGTCGCTGATCACCACATGGCGAGCGCCGACGTGGCGCGCGATACCGGCGGCGATGATGCCGATCGGTCCGGCCCCGGTGATCAGCACGTCCTCGCCGACGAGATCGAACTGCAGGGCGCAGTGGGCCGCGTTGCCGAAGGGGTCGAAGAAGGCGGCCAGTTCCGACGGAATCGCATCGGGGATCGGCCAGAGATTGCTGGCCGGAACGACGACGTACTCAGCGAAGCCACCGTCGCGATTGACGCCGATGCCCTCCGTGTGCGGACACAGATGAGGCTTGCCGGCGCGGCAGTTGCGACAGACGCCGCAGACCACGTGCCCTTCGGCCGAGACGCGTTGCCCTTCTTCGTAACCGCGCACGCCCTCGCCGATGTCGACGATCCGGCCGACGAACTCATGGCCGATGACCAGGGGCGGCTTGATCGTTCGCTGCGCCCAGTCGTCCCACTGGTAGATGTGGAGATCGGTGCCGCAGATCGCGGTCTTTTCCAGCTTGACCAGCACCTCGTTCGAGCCGGGCCGAGGGATGGGCACATCTCGCATTTCGATGCCAGGGGCGGCCGAAGCCTTCACCAGGGCGCGCATCTTAGCGGTCATCGCAGTCACTCCAGAAAGGCAGAAGGCGAATTATAGAAGATCATGCGTCTAGTGGGCCATGCGGCCAATTAGGTGACACTCAGCCGTCGCACCAGCGTCGTGTGCAAGGCGCGCGAGTGCCGGCGTCCTTGCCGGGCCGTTCAACGAGTGGAACGCAGTACACGGCGCTGGTGCGGCGGCCCTTCGGGAGTCACTGTGCCGGCACGACTCGGCGTTGCGTTTCTTCGCAAGGGAGCGGCCATTCCCTGCGAAACGCGCCTTGATTCGCACCGGCACAGTGGCTCTGAGCGTCACCTTATTGGCCGCATGGCCCACTAGCGGCCTTCAGATTCGCTCGACGAGTCTGGGCAGGCATTCGGCCGACGGCCCGACCAGGCGCCAGTCCACCGAATCGCTCAGGGCCGTGCGTTCGGGATTGACCTCGACCAGACAGGCGCCCGCCGAGGCCGCCAGGCGAGGCAGGCCAGCGGCAGGGTGGACCAGACCGGAAGTGCCGACGATCAGCATGAGTTCGCAGTCGCTCGCTGCCTGGCAGGCCTGCTCCAGCGTATGAGCGTCGAGCGCTTCGCCGAACCAGACGACATCCGGGCGCGCCAGCCCCTGCGGGTGATGCGGCGAGGGTGGCGGCTCCTGCTCGGCATGGCGCTCGAGCCAGTCCGGATCGATCGCTCGGCGGGTGCGCGAGCAGACCGTTCGGGCGAGGTTGCCGTGAAGCTCGATGACGGAACGAGCGCCGGCGCGCTGGTGCAGGCCATCGACGTTCTGGGTGATCAGGCGCAGCTCCGGGATCGTCCTTGCCAGCTCGACGAGGGCGCGGTGTCCGGCATTGGGCTCACTGCGGTCGACCAACTTGCGACGCCACTGGTACCAGCGCCAGACCAGGCCCGGATCCTCGGCGAAACCTTCCGGCGAGGCCAGGCGCATGGGGTCGTAGCGGGCCCAGAGCCCGGTCTGGGCCTGGCGGAAGGTCGGGATGCCGGATTCGGCCGAGATGCCCGCGCCGCTGAGCACCGTGATTCGCTCCGAGTCACGGAGTCGATCCTGCAGCGACTTCGGGATCGTCTGCTTGGCCGAAATCTCCCGAGGCACTTCAGCACTCCCGGGCCAGGTGGCCGTCCTGGCTCTTGATGAGTTCGTTGAGAATCGGATGATTGAGCGAGTAGTCGACCGGCA
Coding sequences:
- the tdh gene encoding L-threonine 3-dehydrogenase, whose translation is MTAKMRALVKASAAPGIEMRDVPIPRPGSNEVLVKLEKTAICGTDLHIYQWDDWAQRTIKPPLVIGHEFVGRIVDIGEGVRGYEEGQRVSAEGHVVCGVCRNCRAGKPHLCPHTEGIGVNRDGGFAEYVVVPASNLWPIPDAIPSELAAFFDPFGNAAHCALQFDLVGEDVLITGAGPIGIIAAGIARHVGARHVVISDVNDYRLQLAADMGATRTINVAREKLTDVLDELDIDGFDIGMEMSGNPQAFNDLLTCMYHGGKVALLGILPKGTGIDWDKVIFKGLEMHGIYGRRMYETWYKTTQMVLTGFPLHKAMTHQISIDDFEQGFELMAHGECGKIVCDWTGDIDAAA
- a CDS encoding SIR2 family NAD-dependent protein deacylase, producing MPREISAKQTIPKSLQDRLRDSERITVLSGAGISAESGIPTFRQAQTGLWARYDPMRLASPEGFAEDPGLVWRWYQWRRKLVDRSEPNAGHRALVELARTIPELRLITQNVDGLHQRAGARSVIELHGNLARTVCSRTRRAIDPDWLERHAEQEPPPSPHHPQGLARPDVVWFGEALDAHTLEQACQAASDCELMLIVGTSGLVHPAAGLPRLAASAGACLVEVNPERTALSDSVDWRLVGPSAECLPRLVERI